A genomic window from Pungitius pungitius chromosome 12, fPunPun2.1, whole genome shotgun sequence includes:
- the LOC134132931 gene encoding gastrula zinc finger protein XlCGF17.1-like produces the protein METGGDGEDCGGPEPDRNSGPASPPDTDKKTGDSSETEDSGDWNETREPLSGEEFVSDSRCRTSEKPLICSECKKTFGCIQKLRKHMMTHTSEKPFSCFECGKCFAESGKLKIHMRCHTGEKPFSCFECGKCFAESGKVKIHMRCHTGEKPFSCSQCGKCFTLRGNLKIHMRCHTGEKPFSCSDCGKGFTTNGELKTHMQRHTGEKPFSCSQCGKCFPKSSYLKSHMRCHTGEKPFSCSQCGKCFTERGNLKIHMRRHTGEKPFSCSDCGKCFTKSFNLKRHMRLHMGETF, from the coding sequence atggagacaggaggtgatggagaggactgtggaggaccagaaccagaccgcAACTCGGGTCCAGCCAGTCCTCCAGATACTGATAAGAAaactggagactcttctgagactgaggacagtggtgaTTGGAATGAGACCAGAGAACCTCTGTCTGGTGAAGAGTTTGTCAGTGACTCTAGATGTAGAACAAGTGAGAAACCTttgatctgttctgaatgtaagaaaacatttggttgcattcagaagctgaggaaacacatgatgacccacacatcagagaaacctttcagctgcttcgaatgtggtaaatgttttgcTGAAAGCGGAAAGCTGAAGatccacatgagatgtcacacaggggagaaacctttcagctgcttcgaatgtggtaaatgttttgcTGAAAGCGGAAAGGTGAAGatccacatgagatgtcacacaggggagaaacctttcagctgctcacagtgtggtaaatgtttcaccctgaggggaaatctaaaaatacacatgagatgtcacacaggggagaaacctttcagctgctcagattgtggtaaaggtttcactacaaatggagagctaaagacacacatgcaacgtcacacaggagagaaacctttcagctgctcacagtgtggtaaatgtttccctAAAAGTTCATatctaaagagtcacatgagatgtcacacaggggagaaacctttcagctgctcacagtgtggtaaatgtttcactgaaaggggaaatctaaaaatacacatgagacgtcacacaggggagaaacctttcagttgctcagattgtggtaaatgtttcactaaaagTTTTAatctaaagagacacatgagattgcacatGGGAGAAACCTtttag